The following proteins are encoded in a genomic region of Diadema setosum chromosome 10, eeDiaSeto1, whole genome shotgun sequence:
- the LOC140234318 gene encoding uncharacterized protein: MGKMGMKAMQRRKPNYSLEEMKFLIGKYKEHRRELDSSKHLRQAHREEIWRDIYDGYREALPECSKNRTFLDVKRKMIKLRSEAQVMFKRERMRARGQDISRLSMRAKRMVMSRAHKMMLKVIKGYAIQPFDEEEDDFKKEEDNPPYIEYDNDDGFVPCDDADDNSNQEVDDEEDEDIDSENNDDDDDDDDDHAERIMRQLLFPNDVVDSDNHIFERKASTAADTRERATTPKQRKGNEERSATIQSILDLQREKMTIERDNLLLVQRKLSLEVKLLEKRLLDAGGRLDASGSGLDGGCINTGGIIGHGIPHMDGLPSDNILSSHTLDIKVPIKDLHTTK; encoded by the exons ATGGGAAAGATGGGGATGAAGGCTATGCAAAGGAGGAAGCCAAATTATTCGCTGGAGGAGATGAAGTTCCTCATTGGCAAGTACAAGGAGCACCGGCGCGAGCTCGACAGCTCCAAGCACCTCAGGCAGGCCCACAGGGAGGAGATCTGGCGCGACATCTACGATGGGTACCGAGAGGCCCTGCCCGAGTGCAGCAAGAACCGCACCTTCCTCGACGTCAAGCGGAAGATGATCAAGCTGCGCAGCGAGGCGCAGGTGATGTTCAAGCGCGAGAGGATGCGGGCGCGGGGCCAGGACATCAGCAGGTTGTCGATGCGGGCGAAGCGCATGGTGATGTCCAGAGCTCACAAGATGATGTTGAAGGTCATCAAGGGCTATGCCATACAGCCCTTTGACGAGGAGGAGGATGACTTTAAGAAGGAGGAAGACAATCCCCCCTACATCGAATATGACAACGACGACGGGTTTGTGCCGTGTGATGATGCTGACGACAACAGTAACCAGGAGGTGGATGATGAAGAAG ATGAAGACATTGATAGCgaaaacaatgatgatgatgatgatgacgacgacgaccaTGCCGAGAGGATAATGAGACAACTTCTCTTCCCGAATGACGTCGTGGACAGTGACAACCACatctttgaaagaaaagcaagcaCTGCTGCAGATACCAGGGAAAGGGCAACCACACCCAAGCAGAGGAAGGGGAACGAGGAGCGATCTGCGACGATACAAAGCATCCTGGATCTCCAGAGGGAAAAGATGACGATAGAGCGCGATAACCTCCTCTTGGTCCAACGCAAGCTTTCCCTGGAGGTCAAACTGTTGGAGAAACGCCTCCTAGATGCCGGCGGTAGGCTCGATGCATCCGGAAGCGGACTCGATGGAGGATGCATAAACACTGGTGGTATCATCGGCCATGGAATTCCACACATGGATGGCCTTCCGTCCGACAATATTTTATCTTCACATACACTCGATATTAAGGTGCCAATCAAAGACCTGCACACTACCAAGTAA